Proteins encoded within one genomic window of Candidatus Aminicenantes bacterium:
- a CDS encoding amino acid permease — MSKLEGNLSLYGLTMVAIGACIGSGIFLSPSLVAGYLSSPLLILLVWGLGLLHALTGSLTFAELGAMLPKAGGQYAYLKEIFGPLVAFLYAWVTFVVINGSGIAALSLTFAKYTAFIVRLSPTGTLVLGAAAIAVMAAVNVVGTKFSDLAAKIFSGLKLGGLALIIGVGLFMGSPARTGIRLNFHSVSTTDPGIGWAGAFGLAFVGVYFSVGGWQHASYLAGEARNPRRTVPRAMILGAIVVGLVYWLANLGYLFLLPVGRIAGSSGVAADALQTVLPFGAILIAIMISLSALGTVGINTYSVPRIFYALADDGLFFPAFARVHPRFKTPANAIVLQSAWAVVLLLVWGTFANIITYLVFMDGIFMLLTGIGIMKLRRTRPTADRPYRTLGYPLTPILFILMSLFFVGATLLEKPVQALAACGACLLGLPFYFYFRGKKRAAERLSA, encoded by the coding sequence ATGAGCAAATTGGAAGGCAATCTCTCCCTGTATGGATTGACCATGGTCGCCATCGGGGCCTGCATCGGCTCCGGCATCTTCTTGAGCCCATCGCTCGTGGCCGGCTATCTCTCCTCGCCGCTTCTCATCCTCCTCGTCTGGGGGCTGGGGCTCCTCCACGCCCTGACCGGCTCGCTGACCTTCGCCGAGCTGGGGGCCATGCTGCCCAAGGCCGGCGGCCAGTATGCCTACCTCAAGGAGATCTTCGGACCGCTCGTCGCCTTCCTTTACGCCTGGGTCACGTTCGTCGTCATCAACGGCTCGGGCATCGCCGCCTTGAGCCTGACCTTCGCCAAATACACGGCTTTCATCGTGCGCCTCTCCCCGACAGGGACGCTTGTCCTGGGCGCCGCCGCGATCGCGGTCATGGCCGCGGTCAACGTGGTCGGGACGAAGTTCTCCGACCTGGCGGCCAAGATCTTCAGCGGGCTCAAGCTGGGCGGGCTGGCCCTGATTATCGGGGTCGGGCTGTTTATGGGATCGCCGGCCCGGACGGGAATCCGCCTCAATTTCCATTCCGTCTCCACGACCGACCCCGGCATCGGCTGGGCGGGCGCCTTCGGCCTAGCCTTCGTCGGCGTCTACTTCTCCGTCGGCGGCTGGCAGCACGCCTCCTACCTGGCGGGTGAGGCGCGCAACCCGCGCCGTACCGTGCCGCGGGCCATGATTTTAGGGGCCATCGTGGTGGGGCTTGTCTACTGGCTGGCCAACCTGGGCTATCTGTTCCTTCTGCCCGTGGGCCGCATTGCCGGCTCCTCGGGTGTGGCCGCCGATGCCCTGCAGACCGTGCTCCCCTTCGGGGCGATCCTGATTGCGATCATGATCTCTCTCTCCGCCCTGGGCACGGTCGGCATCAACACCTACTCCGTGCCGCGGATCTTCTACGCCCTGGCCGACGACGGGCTGTTCTTTCCCGCTTTCGCCCGGGTCCATCCGCGCTTCAAGACCCCGGCCAACGCCATCGTCCTGCAGTCGGCTTGGGCGGTCGTGCTCCTGCTCGTCTGGGGCACGTTCGCCAACATCATCACCTACCTCGTTTTTATGGACGGCATCTTCATGCTGCTGACGGGCATCGGGATCATGAAGCTGCGCCGGACGCGGCCCACGGCCGACCGGCCCTACCGGACCCTAGGCTACCCGCTGACCCCGATCCTGTTCATCCTGATGTCGCTCTTCTTCGTCGGCGCCACCCTGCTGGAGAAGCCCGTCCAGGCCTTGGCCGCGTGCGGGGCCTGCCTCCTCGGCTTGCCGTTCTATTTCTATTTCCGGGGCAAGAAGCGGGCGGCGGAGCGCTTGTCCGCCTGA
- the bfr gene encoding bacterioferritin: MKGNAQLIATLNALLADELTAVSQYMVHSEMCANWGYQKLHKHFEKRAVDEMKHAESLIGRILFLDGMPVVSKLNPIHIGAEIPKMLLSDHEAEMGAIKSYNKGIELAGKVADFATRELLERILKDEDAHIDGIEELQDQIGHMTLPIFLTTQV, translated from the coding sequence ATGAAGGGAAACGCCCAACTCATCGCTACGCTGAACGCCCTGTTGGCCGACGAGCTGACCGCCGTCAGTCAGTACATGGTCCACTCCGAGATGTGCGCCAACTGGGGCTACCAAAAGCTCCATAAGCATTTCGAGAAGCGGGCCGTCGACGAAATGAAGCACGCCGAATCGCTGATCGGCCGCATCCTGTTCCTGGATGGGATGCCCGTCGTCTCCAAGCTCAACCCGATCCACATCGGGGCCGAGATCCCCAAGATGCTCCTTTCCGACCACGAGGCCGAGATGGGCGCCATCAAGAGCTACAACAAGGGGATCGAGCTGGCCGGCAAGGTCGCCGACTTTGCCACCCGCGAGCTGCTGGAGAGGATCCTCAAGGACGAGGATGCCCACATCGACGGCATCGAGGAGCTGCAGGACCAGATCGGCCACATGACCCTGCCGATCTTCCTGACTACCCAGGTCTGA
- a CDS encoding YbjQ family protein, with protein sequence MTTTAFTIDGFKIVRSLGIVRGITVRSRSLFGTIGASLQTIVGGNITLFTDLCEQTREEAFEMMVAHAQERGANAVIGIRYDATEVMQGVSEVLCYGTAVVVEPVG encoded by the coding sequence CTGACCACGACCGCCTTCACCATCGACGGCTTCAAGATCGTCAGGTCGCTGGGGATCGTGCGCGGCATCACCGTCCGCTCGCGCTCGCTCTTCGGCACCATCGGGGCCTCGCTGCAGACGATCGTCGGCGGCAACATCACCCTCTTCACCGACCTCTGCGAACAGACCCGCGAGGAGGCTTTCGAGATGATGGTCGCCCACGCCCAAGAGCGGGGGGCCAACGCCGTGATCGGCATCCGCTACGACGCCACCGAAGTCATGCAGGGCGTCAGCGAGGTGCTCTGCTACGGCACGGCCGTCGTCGTCGAGCCGGTCGGTTAA
- a CDS encoding YdeI/OmpD-associated family protein, with protein sequence MKSRLFRTAAAWRAWLEKNHNREKEIWLAYYKKSVGKKSVTYKEALDEALCHGWIDSTVNRLDTERYMQRWTPRKPQSIWSASNKARIKTLLAEGRMAESGLAAVRIAKKNKSWNKLNDIERIGRGGGPPGHVLAAISSRPELREKFEALSASKKKMLSYWVASAKRPETRTRRIAELGDLIATGRTPGFKAK encoded by the coding sequence ATGAAGTCGCGCCTGTTCCGAACTGCGGCCGCTTGGCGGGCCTGGCTCGAGAAGAACCATAACCGGGAAAAGGAAATCTGGCTGGCCTATTACAAAAAGAGCGTCGGCAAGAAATCGGTCACCTATAAAGAGGCGCTGGACGAAGCGCTCTGCCACGGCTGGATTGACTCGACAGTGAACCGTCTGGACACCGAGCGCTACATGCAGCGGTGGACGCCTCGCAAGCCGCAGAGCATCTGGTCCGCCTCCAACAAGGCCAGGATCAAGACGCTCCTGGCCGAGGGCCGCATGGCCGAGTCCGGGCTGGCCGCCGTCCGGATCGCGAAAAAGAACAAATCCTGGAACAAACTCAACGACATCGAGCGGATCGGCCGCGGCGGCGGACCGCCCGGCCACGTGCTCGCCGCCATTTCATCCCGGCCGGAGCTGAGGGAGAAATTCGAAGCCCTGTCCGCCTCCAAGAAGAAGATGCTGTCCTATTGGGTGGCCAGCGCCAAGCGTCCCGAGACGCGGACCCGCCGGATCGCCGAGCTGGGCGACCTAATCGCGACCGGCCGCACACCCGGTTTCAAAGCCAAATAA
- a CDS encoding glutaminyl-peptide cyclotransferase yields MNRDHRLALPALLLLALSACAAAVPAPDPRAAPKRFRFEIVKAYPHDPAAYTQGLLWWEGVLYESTGQYGESTLRKVDLETGKVLQKINLDPRIFGEGLALLGDKLFQLTWEAGLCFVYDRASFRRLASFTYASEGWGLAVLGKDLVMSDGSSVLTVRDPESFDLLRRIRVEDDRGPVYSLNELEVIDGEIYANVYQTDRVVLIDPESGRVKAEVDFSGLLPAADHHPTVDVLNGIAWDAKGKRLFVTGKNWPRLFQVKLVPAAR; encoded by the coding sequence ATGAACCGCGATCACCGATTGGCCCTGCCCGCCCTTTTGCTCCTGGCCCTCTCTGCCTGCGCGGCAGCGGTCCCCGCTCCCGACCCGCGGGCCGCCCCGAAGCGCTTCCGCTTCGAGATCGTGAAGGCCTACCCGCATGATCCCGCGGCCTACACGCAAGGCCTGCTCTGGTGGGAGGGCGTGCTCTACGAAAGCACGGGGCAATACGGCGAATCCACCCTTCGCAAGGTGGACCTGGAGACCGGCAAAGTCCTGCAAAAGATAAATCTGGATCCGCGCATCTTCGGCGAGGGACTGGCCTTGCTAGGGGATAAGCTCTTCCAGCTGACCTGGGAAGCAGGCCTCTGCTTCGTTTACGACCGGGCGTCCTTCAGGCGCCTGGCCTCGTTCACCTATGCCAGCGAGGGCTGGGGGCTGGCCGTCCTGGGCAAGGACCTGGTCATGAGCGACGGCTCGAGCGTGCTCACCGTCCGCGACCCCGAGTCCTTCGATCTATTGCGCCGCATCCGGGTCGAAGACGACCGGGGACCGGTTTATTCCTTGAACGAGCTCGAAGTGATCGACGGCGAGATCTATGCCAACGTCTATCAGACCGACCGGGTCGTCCTCATCGATCCCGAGTCCGGACGGGTCAAGGCCGAGGTCGACTTCAGCGGCCTACTGCCGGCCGCCGATCATCACCCGACCGTCGACGTCCTGAACGGCATCGCCTGGGACGCCAAGGGCAAACGGCTCTTCGTCACGGGCAAGAACTGGCCGCGTTTATTCCAGGTTAAGCTGGTACCCGCCGCGCGCTGA